Genomic window (Streptomyces sp. SLBN-31):
CGTCGAGCAGGGGCGTACCACGGCCGGAAAGGTCGTGATCTCGATGGCGCCCGGCAACGACTGAATCGGGCCGGCCGCGAAGAAGGCGTTGCGATGCTCCGGATGCCGGTCGCCTCCCATTGGAGTTCGTTCGTAATCCCATACGATGGCGAAGCCGGCGGAGGGCAGGCGACCCTTCCCGCGCACAAAGGAGCGAGCGCGTGGCGCGTTACGGGAAAGAACACAAACAGGCGACCCGGCAGCGGATCATCGAGACCGCCGGCCGCCGGTTCAAGAAGGACGGTATCGACGGCTCGGGCATCTCGACGCTGATGGCGGACGCCGGACTGACCAACGGCGCCTTCTACGCCCACTTCGAATCCAAGGACGACCTCGTGGCCGCCGCGGTCGCGGACCAGTTGCGTACGCAGTACGCGAACGTCATCGAGCAGGCGGCCACCGGGATCGCCGGACTCGAGCAGATCGTACGGTGGTATCTGTCGCCCCAGCACCGCGACAGTCCCGACGACGGCTGCCCCTCCGCCGCACTCCTCGACGAGGTAGGGCGCTGCGCGGACGAGAC
Coding sequences:
- a CDS encoding TetR/AcrR family transcriptional regulator, whose amino-acid sequence is MARYGKEHKQATRQRIIETAGRRFKKDGIDGSGISTLMADAGLTNGAFYAHFESKDDLVAAAVADQLRTQYANVIEQAATGIAGLEQIVRWYLSPQHRDSPDDGCPSAALLDEVGRCADETKQAYTDGVLAVIDGIAARLAPTDPRSVRTKTLSVYAMMVGTLQLSRALADRRLSDELLEEGIRNALTLLSAQPPATGG